From one Musa acuminata AAA Group cultivar baxijiao chromosome BXJ2-6, Cavendish_Baxijiao_AAA, whole genome shotgun sequence genomic stretch:
- the LOC135614643 gene encoding ethylene-responsive transcription factor RAP2-4-like has translation MATAMDVYCGTPAFSSSDPLREALEPFINGAPASTFSSSSSSASPEPLCFPSFSSPFSSFLHQNPIFVPSLPLSSSPEMLPLRLMDQNGRGVDRLSPAEIRAQLQYQQQLMAASSHRRSPRNGNLLAPQPQPMKRSGSPPSPPKPNKLFRGVRQRHWGKWVAEIRLPRNRTRLWLGTFDTAEKAALAYDRAAFMLRGDAARLNFPELRRNGAHMGSPLHSSVDAKLQAICDTLSNPEKQGSAPLISAATEEAGTNGEFGTSGLEDTKSDISSSLEEDESSSSGSSAVSAMQYLDFTEAPWDESDSFVLRKYPSWEIDWDSVLSSD, from the coding sequence ATGGCGACAGCTATGGATGTGTACTGCGGCACACCAGCTTTCTCGTCATCCGATCCTCTGAGGGAAGCACTTGAACCTTTTATTAATGGTGCTCCCGCCTCCACTTTCTCCTCTTCATCAAGCTCGGCCTCCCCTGAGCCTCTCTGctttccttccttttcttcccccttttcctCTTTCCTGCACCAAAATCCCATCTTTGTTCCCTCCTTGCCTTTGTCGTCGAGCCCCGAAATGCTTCCGCTACGGTTGATGGATCAGAACGGCCGTGGCGTCGATCGCCTCTCTCCTGCTGAAATCCGAGCTCAGTTGCAATACCAACAGCAGCTTATGGCGGCATCCTCCCACCGCCGGAGCCCGAGGAACGGGAACCTCCTAGCTCCGCAGCCTCAGCCCATGAAGCGCTCCGGGTCGCCGCCATCGCCTCCGAAGCCTAACAAGCTCTTCCGCGGCGTCCGGCAACGGCACTGGGGCAAATGGGTCGCGGAAATCCGCCTTCCCCGCAACCGCACCCGCCTCTGGCTTGGGACCTTCGACACCGCCGAGAAGGCCGCCCTGGCCTACGACAGGGCCGCCTTCATGCTCCGCGGCGACGCCGCAAGGCTCAACTTCCCAGAGCTGCGGCGCAACGGGGCGCATATGGGATCGCCACTCCACTCCTCGGTAGACGCCAAGCTGCAGGCCATCTGCGACACCTTATCGAATCCGGAGAAACAGGGGAGTGCTCCGCTCATTTCGGCGGCAACGGAGGAAGCAGGCACGAACGGTGAATTCGGTACCTCCGGTTTGGAGGATACCAAGTCCGACATCTcctcctcgttggaggaggacgaGTCCTCCTCCTCGGGCTCGTCGGCTGTGTCCGCGATGCAGTACTTGGACTTCACCGAGGCGCCATGGGACGAATCCGACAGCTTTGTGCTGCGAAAGTATCCGTCGTGGGAGATCGACTGGGATTCCGTTCTCTCCTCGGATTAG